In Kordia antarctica, the following proteins share a genomic window:
- a CDS encoding M56 family metallopeptidase, with protein MILYLIQVVAFQLLFLLSYDLFLKKETFFNWNRVYLICSSLISFLLPFIKIESFQKAIPQEYIILLPEIVLTPQKAVETIAPSWNWYLIIGITVSSLLFLFKISQLIRLKLKGIIIHKGSYKIIKIPKSTLAFSIFNYVFIGEEIQEEKLADILSHELVHIREKHSLDLLYFELLRILCWFNPLVYIYQKRISELHEYIADAAIVQDNNKSDYYEKLLTEVFQTQHFSFTNQFFKHSLIKKRISMLTKQKSREILKLKYLVLIPVLALSLLYTSCEDTTVANTDDKVEVVDAEAKKELMNDLMEELNKLNESHKGVQILSEDQYEKQTAILTRIAELLGDENGGERIKFGEGRLYDDYVIARKKSIAEDDSYSELEKESIDFNVLDKVPVFPGCESKGTFEELKKCFSQGISKHVVQNFNMKEMEHLELVGRQKIFTKFIIDKNGSIKDMIIRAPHPELSAEVERVLNTLPKLIPGMKDGKPVSVKYVLPIAFDLK; from the coding sequence ATGATTCTATACCTAATTCAAGTCGTTGCGTTTCAGCTATTATTTTTACTTAGTTACGATCTGTTTCTCAAAAAAGAAACATTTTTCAACTGGAATAGAGTCTATTTAATTTGCTCTTCGTTGATTTCTTTTCTGTTGCCATTTATCAAAATTGAAAGTTTTCAAAAAGCCATTCCGCAAGAATATATCATTCTTTTGCCAGAAATTGTATTAACGCCACAAAAAGCAGTCGAAACCATTGCGCCATCTTGGAATTGGTATCTTATTATTGGAATTACAGTAAGTAGTTTGTTGTTTCTGTTTAAAATTTCTCAATTAATTCGATTAAAATTAAAAGGAATCATTATTCACAAAGGAAGTTACAAAATCATCAAAATTCCTAAAAGCACGTTGGCGTTTTCCATCTTTAATTATGTATTTATTGGTGAAGAAATTCAGGAAGAAAAACTAGCAGATATTCTTTCGCACGAGTTGGTTCATATTCGTGAAAAACATTCACTCGATTTACTATATTTTGAACTTTTACGCATCTTATGTTGGTTCAATCCGTTGGTATACATTTATCAAAAACGAATCTCAGAATTACATGAATATATTGCAGATGCAGCAATTGTTCAAGACAATAATAAATCCGATTATTATGAAAAATTGTTGACTGAAGTCTTTCAAACACAGCATTTTTCATTTACCAATCAATTCTTTAAACATTCATTAATCAAAAAACGAATCAGTATGTTAACAAAACAAAAATCTCGAGAAATTTTAAAATTAAAGTATTTAGTATTAATTCCTGTATTGGCTTTGTCTTTACTCTACACTTCGTGTGAAGATACAACGGTTGCAAACACGGACGATAAAGTAGAAGTTGTTGATGCCGAAGCAAAAAAAGAACTCATGAATGATTTGATGGAAGAACTAAATAAGCTCAATGAAAGTCATAAAGGAGTTCAAATTTTGTCTGAGGATCAATATGAAAAGCAAACCGCTATTTTAACGCGAATTGCAGAATTGTTAGGCGATGAAAATGGTGGAGAGAGAATAAAGTTTGGCGAAGGACGTTTATATGACGACTATGTTATTGCTCGTAAAAAAAGCATCGCAGAAGATGATAGTTATAGCGAATTAGAAAAAGAATCTATTGATTTTAACGTTCTTGATAAAGTACCTGTTTTTCCAGGGTGTGAAAGCAAAGGAACATTTGAAGAATTGAAAAAATGCTTCTCACAAGGAATTTCGAAGCACGTTGTCCAAAACTTCAATATGAAAGAAATGGAGCATTTAGAATTAGTTGGTCGTCAAAAAATATTTACTAAGTTTATTATTGATAAAAACGGATCTATCAAAGACATGATTATAAGAGCGCCACATCCTGAATTGAGTGCAGAAGTAGAACGTGTGTTAAATACATTACCAAAATTAATACCTGGAATGAAAGATGGAAAACCAGTAAGTGTAAAATATGTGTTGCCAATTGCTTTCGATTTGAAATAA
- a CDS encoding tetratricopeptide repeat protein, protein MNKVLLLFITLICISKVGAQSSAFAVADSLYRVGNYSKAIEAYKKLENSSYANTQIAKAYKALGNSKKAIENYEKVLDRDSLNMLVLYEYGKLLFSVGKLKKSLTIFEKLKLKDTLNPNFHYQVGLAKEALQQEDFIQSYKTAFQLDSQHQKSIYKLIRNSLQFQKFEKTATYIKVGLDNNSDDLKIIGYNAQLFYAQKKYRKALMWFEKLIDRKKATKYVYEKSAYCAYRIGKILKSIAYYEEALKLEDGNYFYHSQLAKLYYQDGIIEKAEHHASQAIIAKMTDPSGDYYILGLVHFDRKEHGKAIKLFKMALEENPEYEAAQFQLALCTDNYYSDLKEKLKMYERFNEKFPKAKIEMRTIINTRIRELKSEIHLKGE, encoded by the coding sequence ATGAATAAAGTACTGTTATTATTCATCACACTAATATGTATAAGCAAAGTCGGAGCGCAATCTTCGGCTTTTGCTGTTGCAGATAGTTTATATCGTGTTGGAAACTATTCCAAAGCGATTGAAGCATATAAAAAACTTGAAAATAGCAGTTATGCAAACACGCAAATTGCAAAAGCATACAAAGCCTTAGGAAACTCTAAAAAAGCCATAGAAAATTACGAAAAGGTGTTAGATAGAGATTCTTTAAATATGTTGGTATTGTATGAGTATGGAAAGTTATTGTTTTCGGTGGGAAAGTTGAAAAAATCATTGACTATTTTTGAAAAGTTAAAATTGAAAGACACACTAAATCCAAATTTTCACTATCAAGTTGGATTGGCGAAAGAAGCGTTACAGCAAGAAGACTTTATACAATCGTATAAAACAGCTTTTCAATTGGATTCGCAACATCAAAAGAGTATTTATAAGCTTATTAGAAATAGTTTGCAATTTCAAAAATTTGAAAAAACAGCAACATATATTAAAGTTGGTTTAGATAATAATTCAGACGATTTAAAAATAATTGGATACAATGCACAATTATTCTACGCGCAAAAAAAATATAGAAAGGCTTTGATGTGGTTCGAAAAATTAATTGATCGAAAAAAAGCAACAAAATATGTATATGAAAAATCAGCATATTGTGCGTATCGTATTGGGAAAATTTTAAAGTCGATTGCCTATTATGAAGAAGCATTAAAACTTGAAGATGGAAATTATTTCTATCATTCGCAATTGGCAAAACTATATTATCAAGATGGAATCATTGAAAAAGCGGAACATCACGCTTCGCAAGCAATTATAGCCAAAATGACTGATCCTTCAGGCGATTATTATATTCTTGGTTTGGTACATTTTGATCGAAAAGAACACGGAAAAGCAATCAAACTTTTCAAAATGGCGTTGGAGGAAAATCCTGAGTATGAAGCAGCGCAATTTCAGCTAGCATTATGTACAGATAATTATTATTCAGATTTAAAAGAAAAATTAAAAATGTACGAACGTTTCAATGAAAAATTTCCAAAAGCAAAAATTGAAATGCGAACAATTATCAATACGCGAATTCGGGAACTCAAATCAGAAATTCACTTAAAAGGAGAATAA
- a CDS encoding RES family NAD+ phosphorylase, with protein MIIYRIDRAKRRNNLLSGVGAEKIGGRWNEIGTRAIYTSQHISLAYLEVVMHLDITEDLPSDRILVHIEIPDEVFIYEFTKLPKDWNTFPYNSRTQEIFTKFVEENKSAVLKVPSAIVKDEYNYIINPLHIDFHKISVAKVQKFTFDSRLYYDT; from the coding sequence ATGATTATATACAGAATAGACAGAGCAAAGCGTAGAAATAATTTACTTTCAGGAGTTGGCGCAGAAAAAATTGGCGGTCGTTGGAACGAAATCGGCACACGCGCTATTTATACTTCACAACACATTTCATTAGCGTATTTAGAAGTTGTCATGCACTTAGATATCACAGAAGATTTACCAAGTGATCGTATTTTAGTTCATATTGAAATTCCAGATGAGGTTTTTATTTATGAATTCACAAAATTACCTAAAGACTGGAACACATTTCCATACAATAGTAGAACCCAAGAAATATTTACCAAATTCGTTGAAGAAAACAAATCTGCTGTTTTAAAAGTTCCTTCCGCAATTGTAAAAGACGAATACAATTATATAATCAATCCATTACACATAGATTTCCACAAAATTAGCGTTGCTAAAGTTCAAAAATTCACGTTTGATTCACGTTTGTATTATGATACTTAA
- a CDS encoding BlaI/MecI/CopY family transcriptional regulator produces the protein MKQLTKAEEEIMQILWQLEKANVKTIIENFEGSKPAYNTVSTIVRILESKGFVGYEKVGKGHIYFPLLAQSEYSNQSISKLVNGYFQGSFKSMVSFFMEKNDIKTSELEDILKEIEKNNKKS, from the coding sequence ATGAAGCAACTAACGAAAGCAGAAGAGGAAATTATGCAAATTCTGTGGCAACTGGAAAAAGCAAATGTAAAAACTATCATAGAAAACTTTGAAGGTTCCAAACCTGCGTATAATACGGTTTCTACGATTGTACGAATTTTAGAAAGCAAAGGATTTGTCGGATATGAAAAAGTTGGGAAAGGACATATATATTTTCCGCTGTTAGCGCAATCAGAATATAGCAATCAATCTATTTCGAAATTGGTGAACGGTTATTTTCAAGGATCTTTTAAAAGTATGGTTTCGTTTTTTATGGAAAAAAATGATATCAAAACTTCAGAATTAGAGGATATTCTCAAAGAAATTGAAAAAAATAACAAGAAATCATGA
- a CDS encoding DUF456 domain-containing protein, with protein MDIFFTILGFLLMLLGIIGSFLPIIPGPITSWFGLLFMHLTEAIPNNWTFLGITLAIAIIVFVLDYIIPAIGTKRFGGSKYGIYGTTIGLLLGLLFLGPFGIIIGPFLGALVGELAFANKDASSAFKAAFGSLIGFLFSTFLKLIVALIYLGFFISDFWEYKGVIF; from the coding sequence ATGGATATTTTCTTTACGATACTCGGCTTTTTGTTGATGCTACTCGGAATCATCGGAAGTTTTTTACCTATAATTCCAGGGCCAATTACAAGTTGGTTTGGATTGTTATTCATGCATCTTACGGAAGCTATTCCGAACAATTGGACGTTTTTAGGAATCACATTAGCAATTGCTATTATAGTTTTTGTGTTGGATTATATTATTCCTGCAATCGGAACCAAACGTTTTGGTGGCAGCAAATACGGAATTTACGGAACTACAATTGGTTTACTACTCGGATTGCTGTTTTTAGGACCTTTTGGAATTATAATTGGACCGTTTTTAGGCGCATTAGTTGGAGAACTTGCATTTGCAAATAAAGATGCTTCAAGTGCTTTTAAAGCTGCTTTTGGGTCACTTATAGGTTTCTTATTCTCTACTTTCTTGAAGCTTATTGTCGCACTAATTTATTTAGGCTTTTTTATTAGTGACTTTTGGGAATATAAAGGTGTTATTTTTTAA
- the parS gene encoding type II RES/Xre toxin-antitoxin system antitoxin: MEALTLTSYIDNRNDSPQNKLKIIHATRNGVTRSQLKKFSLRVALTLTKISEIVPASYSTLSKKSSYDKEVSERLFEIAEVYSKGFEVFGDEKKFTRWLNKKSKVLGSQTPFSLLDTSYGVKLVIDEIRRIDYGIFA; the protein is encoded by the coding sequence ATGGAAGCTTTAACATTAACAAGCTATATTGACAACCGAAACGATTCGCCACAAAATAAACTGAAAATCATTCATGCTACACGAAATGGTGTCACACGTTCACAACTCAAAAAATTCAGTCTGCGCGTTGCGTTGACACTGACTAAAATATCAGAAATTGTTCCTGCTTCCTATTCTACATTATCCAAAAAGTCAAGTTATGACAAAGAAGTAAGCGAACGTTTATTCGAAATTGCAGAAGTATACTCAAAAGGATTTGAAGTTTTTGGTGATGAAAAAAAATTCACACGATGGCTCAATAAAAAGAGTAAAGTTTTAGGCAGTCAAACACCTTTTTCGCTACTTGATACAAGTTACGGCGTTAAATTAGTGATAGACGAAATTAGACGTATTGATTACGGAATTTTTGCTTAA